One genomic region from Bacteroidales bacterium WCE2008 encodes:
- a CDS encoding alpha-N-arabinofuranosidase, with protein sequence MRTLQIFPTLAQLCAAVILTAGAEACTSPLPEEGTALFTPLQYSANQPVSYDPETEYLNPILPGFYPDPSICRKDGDYYIVTSTFGYFPGLPVWHSTDLVHWELTGHALSRYGQMPIPDLPIRMGVFAPQISYNPGNGLFYIINTVVGGIGNFFVTTDDPLKGEWSDPVRLPDVLGIDPSILFDTDGKAYIVSSEGLAGAGLEPLYDDGDNAILMLEFDWRNGKTTGERKILAMHGADPSSNPRWLEGPHLYHIGDKYFLMCAEGGTEQGHSEVIFQSDRPDGGFEPCAINPILTQRDLPAERENLINCTGHAGLVQTEAGNWYAVFLGVEPYEGDYYFNNGRQTFLLPVQWIDGQPVILPQGQPVPKTVPLDNELKALAAANTVAGFDGFNPGPLWDKDGIADFAMFIRRPVPAEGQSDFDFARDRKIGPFYRIDDHGNLSLSLKPVSARSLGNPSAICERITSKKFSASTKLSFRPTAREDSSATMAGLLLYQNHRQLMQFVKTLDETGSPVLRLDQIRKGEVERRYDIGLTDSQARKPVYLMVETLTPSEYAFSYSFDGKIYIRAGEALDGRVLSTLEGGDFQGAVIGIYATSAE encoded by the coding sequence ATGCGGACTTTACAGATATTCCCCACCCTGGCACAACTGTGCGCAGCCGTCATCCTGACGGCCGGGGCAGAGGCGTGCACCTCACCTCTTCCCGAAGAAGGAACCGCCCTCTTCACCCCGCTCCAATACTCCGCCAACCAGCCCGTCAGCTACGACCCCGAAACGGAATATCTCAATCCCATACTTCCGGGCTTCTACCCCGACCCGAGCATCTGCCGCAAAGACGGAGACTACTACATAGTAACCTCCACATTCGGCTACTTCCCCGGACTCCCCGTATGGCACTCCACAGACCTCGTGCACTGGGAACTCACCGGACACGCCCTCAGCCGTTACGGCCAGATGCCGATTCCCGACCTCCCTATCAGAATGGGAGTCTTCGCCCCGCAGATATCCTACAACCCCGGCAACGGACTCTTCTACATAATAAATACGGTAGTCGGAGGCATCGGCAACTTTTTCGTGACCACCGATGATCCACTCAAAGGCGAATGGAGCGACCCCGTGCGTCTTCCCGACGTACTTGGCATCGATCCAAGCATACTCTTCGACACCGACGGCAAAGCCTACATCGTCAGCTCCGAAGGCCTGGCCGGAGCCGGACTCGAGCCCCTCTATGACGATGGAGACAACGCCATACTGATGCTCGAATTCGACTGGCGGAACGGCAAGACAACTGGCGAAAGAAAGATTCTGGCCATGCATGGAGCCGACCCTTCATCGAACCCCCGCTGGCTGGAAGGCCCGCATCTATACCACATCGGAGACAAATACTTCCTCATGTGCGCCGAAGGAGGCACAGAGCAGGGGCACTCCGAAGTAATCTTCCAGTCTGACCGTCCCGACGGAGGCTTTGAGCCATGTGCAATCAATCCGATACTTACCCAGAGAGACCTCCCTGCCGAAAGGGAAAACCTGATAAACTGCACCGGCCATGCCGGACTCGTCCAGACCGAAGCCGGCAACTGGTATGCAGTCTTTCTCGGCGTAGAACCATACGAAGGCGATTACTACTTCAATAATGGCCGACAGACCTTCCTGCTGCCGGTCCAGTGGATCGACGGCCAGCCTGTCATACTGCCGCAGGGGCAGCCTGTCCCTAAGACCGTCCCTCTCGACAATGAGCTGAAGGCCCTCGCCGCGGCCAATACTGTCGCAGGATTCGACGGCTTCAATCCCGGGCCGCTGTGGGACAAAGACGGCATCGCCGACTTCGCCATGTTCATAAGACGTCCTGTCCCTGCCGAAGGCCAGTCCGATTTCGATTTCGCCCGCGACCGCAAGATCGGACCGTTCTACCGTATCGATGACCATGGCAATCTCAGCCTATCCCTGAAACCGGTCAGCGCCCGTTCGCTCGGCAATCCGTCGGCGATCTGCGAGAGGATCACGTCGAAGAAGTTCTCAGCCTCGACCAAGCTTTCCTTCCGGCCGACCGCCAGAGAGGACAGCAGCGCGACCATGGCCGGACTTCTCCTATACCAGAATCACCGTCAGCTCATGCAGTTCGTCAAGACGCTCGACGAGACCGGAAGTCCTGTTCTCAGGCTGGACCAGATAAGGAAAGGAGAGGTCGAAAGACGCTACGATATCGGACTGACGGACTCGCAGGCCAGGAAGCCTGTCTATCTTATGGTCGAGACCCTTACTCCGTCGGAATATGCGTTCAGCTATTCCTTCGACGGAAAGATATATATAAGAGCCGGAGAGGCTCTTGACGGCAGAGTCCTTTCTACGCTCGAAGGAGGAGACTTCCAAGGCGCAGTAATAGGCATTTACGCCACCTCAGCCGAATAG
- a CDS encoding long-chain fatty acid transport protein yields MTRKLLVVALLAAASLQANAGGFLTNTNQSVSFLRQPAQNSVISVNGAYFNPAGVGFMDKGWALSIGIMNAHQKREIESTFAPFAYGAKNNQQQTKVFSAKTVAPVLPSADIAYNNGGHWFGSFHFGVTGGGGKAPFNDGLGSFESQIAMLPGIVNEISNRIAGASLVNGYSADIALEGSQYYFSGQLNLGYKINEHISVAAGIRGTYVLNIYKGGLKNISLSYTVNPSVLGPYADALNAFAGDKELDCTQKDIVLTPVIGIDVNYGKFNFAGRYEFRGDVDLENSTKKNTTGMAQYDDKAVVSSDIPALLALGVRYSLLPQFRVMVDYNLYFDKQSNVYNSLTGKDDKTSLIENNPYEVIAGLEYDLTGKWTVSGGVQFTRFGYGKKAEYISDMSFNPSSVSVGLGCRYKLNDRISFDFGVFKTFYEHINKEMDDYNNVGASLYQKIAAAAPALAGSISADDLKTPGKDNFFRKSFVAGIGFNYAF; encoded by the coding sequence ATGACAAGAAAATTATTAGTAGTGGCGCTCTTAGCAGCAGCCTCTCTCCAGGCAAACGCCGGAGGATTTCTGACGAATACTAACCAGAGCGTATCGTTTCTCCGCCAGCCGGCGCAGAACTCGGTAATCTCAGTTAACGGCGCGTACTTCAACCCTGCAGGAGTAGGCTTCATGGACAAAGGATGGGCCCTCAGCATCGGAATCATGAACGCACATCAGAAAAGAGAGATCGAGAGCACATTCGCTCCTTTCGCATATGGCGCTAAGAACAATCAGCAGCAGACCAAGGTTTTCTCAGCAAAGACCGTGGCTCCTGTACTTCCTTCTGCTGACATCGCATACAACAATGGCGGTCACTGGTTCGGCTCGTTCCACTTCGGTGTGACCGGCGGTGGCGGAAAAGCACCTTTCAACGACGGTCTCGGCTCATTCGAAAGCCAGATCGCAATGCTTCCGGGCATCGTCAACGAAATCTCCAACCGCATCGCCGGGGCTTCGCTTGTAAACGGATACTCTGCCGACATCGCCCTCGAAGGCTCACAGTACTACTTCAGCGGCCAGCTCAACCTCGGATACAAGATCAACGAGCATATCAGCGTGGCAGCAGGAATCCGCGGTACATATGTCCTCAACATATACAAAGGCGGACTCAAGAACATCAGCCTCAGCTATACAGTCAATCCTTCAGTTCTCGGCCCATACGCCGATGCCCTCAACGCGTTCGCCGGCGACAAGGAGCTTGACTGCACCCAGAAGGATATCGTGCTCACCCCAGTCATCGGTATCGACGTGAACTATGGCAAATTCAACTTCGCAGGCCGCTATGAGTTCCGCGGAGACGTAGATCTGGAGAATAGCACAAAGAAAAATACGACCGGAATGGCCCAGTACGACGACAAGGCTGTCGTTTCTTCTGACATCCCTGCTCTCCTCGCCCTCGGCGTAAGGTACAGCCTCCTCCCTCAGTTCAGGGTGATGGTTGACTACAACCTTTACTTCGACAAGCAGAGCAACGTATATAACAGCCTTACCGGAAAGGACGACAAGACCTCACTCATCGAGAACAACCCATACGAGGTGATCGCAGGTCTCGAGTACGACCTTACCGGCAAGTGGACTGTCAGCGGCGGCGTACAGTTTACAAGATTCGGCTATGGCAAGAAGGCGGAGTATATCTCTGACATGTCCTTCAACCCAAGCTCAGTATCAGTCGGCCTCGGTTGCAGATATAAACTTAACGACAGGATAAGCTTCGACTTCGGTGTGTTCAAGACCTTCTACGAGCACATCAACAAAGAGATGGACGACTACAACAACGTAGGAGCAAGTCTCTACCAGAAGATTGCGGCAGCTGCCCCGGCACTTGCCGGAAGCATTTCCGCAGACGACCTCAAGACTCCTGGAAAGGATAACTTCTTCCGCAAGAGTTTTGTAGCTGGCATCGGTTTCAACTACGCTTTCTAA